A single region of the Euzebyales bacterium genome encodes:
- a CDS encoding SOS response-associated peptidase — translation MCGRFVAASDPDDLVALFDVDERRTDDVPASWNVAPTMPVHAISEHRDRRYLVSFRWGLVPTWSDDPKVGSRMINARVESVADKPAFRTALERRRCIIPADGFYEWHTDQGVKTAYYIHRTDGRPLAFAGLWEGWKAPDDTWLRTCAIITGEADERLSALHPRMPIVLAPETWDPWLDRDERRRDTAVGLLSHRDTQTLTWHAVGSEVNNVRNDHPELITALAADSDHRVGQPRLG, via the coding sequence ATGTGTGGACGGTTCGTCGCAGCGTCAGATCCCGATGACCTCGTCGCCCTGTTCGACGTCGACGAGCGGCGGACGGACGACGTGCCGGCCAGCTGGAACGTCGCCCCGACGATGCCGGTGCATGCGATCTCGGAGCATCGGGACCGGCGGTACCTCGTCAGCTTCCGGTGGGGCCTGGTGCCGACGTGGTCGGACGATCCCAAGGTCGGGTCGCGCATGATCAACGCGCGGGTCGAGTCGGTCGCCGACAAGCCGGCGTTCCGCACCGCGCTCGAACGTCGACGCTGCATCATCCCGGCCGACGGCTTCTACGAGTGGCACACCGACCAGGGCGTCAAGACCGCCTACTACATCCACCGCACCGACGGCCGGCCGTTGGCGTTCGCGGGGCTGTGGGAGGGCTGGAAGGCGCCGGACGACACCTGGTTGCGCACCTGCGCGATCATCACCGGCGAGGCCGACGAGCGGCTGTCCGCACTGCACCCGCGGATGCCCATCGTGCTGGCGCCCGAGACCTGGGACCCGTGGCTGGACCGTGACGAGCGTCGTCGCGACACCGCGGTCGGGCTGCTGTCACACCGCGACACGCAGACGCTGACGTGGCACGCCGTCGGCTCCGAGGTCAACAACGTGCGCAACGACCACCCGGAGCTCATCACCGCGCTGGCGGCCGACAGCGATCACCGCGTCGGACAACCTCGCCTGGGCTGA